From Candoia aspera isolate rCanAsp1 chromosome 4, rCanAsp1.hap2, whole genome shotgun sequence, a single genomic window includes:
- the GPNMB gene encoding transmembrane glycoprotein NMB gives MTLAYLFSLLGYLLIGEHVLPATASKQFRDVMTHGTATSRNEYHHRLNHWYSDHNNWNDKLYPFWGKRDPRWKNCWKGGKVVASLTSDSPALVGSNVTFTAMLKFPRCQREDNDSNIIYDRKCLNDSSVLSGEYVYNWTQWIDDCSGLNCINNNSYNVFPDGRPFPHQHGWKRRNFIYIFHTLGQYYQKKGGSSVIVSINTTNITVGKQIMELAVYRRGYRSYVPVTTTNVIYVVTDQIPLYVNISQKNNRNVSDFIFIKDIPIMFDVRIHDPSHYLNHSVISYRWNFGDGSGSFVSNSSVSTHTYTLLGNFSADLSVQAIIPAPCGPVTVSPLSTFPVTTQLPSNATPTSPSLTELPTGQPPAERCNITRYGTYKASLTIVEGILEVNIIQMTSVQMTATQVGNSMVDFVVTCQGSLPTDACTLIADPTCTILQSESCHPVDVADVCFLIIRRAFNESGTYCVNITLADATSLALTSTLISINGAEASFPRTAEGFLVTCGVLVVFAVFLTFFLYKRYKEYKPIERKTGQEKSGEGLSVYFNNVKAILFPGGNERDPLLKSKLGIV, from the exons ATGACGTTGGCTTACCTCTTCTCTCTCCTTGGATACCTGCTCATTGGTGAACATGTTCTGCCTGCTACAGCCTCCAAAC AATTTCGAGATGTGATGACTCATGGAACAGCAACTTCTCGTAACGAGTACCACCACAGGCTAAATCACTGGTATTCTGATCATAATAACTGGAATGATAAGCTTTACCCCTTCTGGGGAAAAAGAGACCCCAGATGGAAAAACTGCTGGAAAG gtGGAAAAGTAGTAGCCAGTTTGACCAGTGATAGCCCAGCTTTAGTAGGATCCAATGTGACATTTACTGCAATGCTAAAATTTCCCAGATGTCAGAGGGAAGATAATGACAGCAATATAATATATGATCGAAAATGCCTAAATG attcttCAGTTCTTTCTGGTGAATATGTCTATAATTGGACCCAATGGATTGATGACTGTAGCGGGCTAAACTGCATAAATAACAACAGCTACAACGTTTTCCCAGACGGAAGACCTTTCCCTCACCAGCATGGTTGGAAGAGAAGAAATTTCATCTACATATTTCACACACTTG GTCAGTATTATCAAAAGAAAGGAGGCTCATCAGTTATTGTGTCGATCAACACAACAAATATCACTGTTGGTAAACAAATAATGGAGTTGGCAGTTTACAGAAGAGGTTATCGCTCATATGTACCTGTAACCACAACAAATGTTATTTATGTTGTAACAG ATCAAATCCCCCTCTATGTGAATATATCCCAGAAGAACAACCGCAATGTTTCAGACTTTATCTTCATCAAGGATATCCCCATTATGTTTGATGTTCGGATTCATGATCCCAGCCACTACCTGAATCATTCTGTTATTTCCTACCGCTGGAATTTTGGAGATGGCAGTGGTTCATTTGTTTCCAACAGTTCTGTttcaacacatacatacacacttctGGGAAATTTCAGTGCTGACTTGTCTGTTCAAGCTATTATACCTGCACCTTGTGGGCCAGTGACAGTTTCTCCTTTATCTACATTTCCAG tgACTACCCAGTTGCCTTCTAATGCAACTCCCACCTCTCCTAGTTTAACTGAGTTGCCTACAGGACAGCCTCCTGCTGAAAGGTGCAATATCACTCGATATGGAACTTACAAAGCATCACTCACCATTGTAG AGGGGATCCTTGAGGTAAACATTATCCAAATGACAAGTGTCCAGATGACAGCTACTCAAGTTGGAAACTCCATGGTTGATTTTGTAGTAACCTGTCAAGGGAG TCTACCTACAGATGCCTGCACATTAATTGCTGATCCCACATGTACGATTTTACAGAGTGAGTCATGTCACCCTGTTGATgttgctgatgtgtgtttctTGATCATAAGAAGAGCCTTCAATGAATCTGGAACCTATTGTGTCAACATCACACTGGCTGATGCAACAAGTCTAGCACTCACAAGTACTCTGATCTCCATCAATGGAG CTGAAGCATCCTTTCCAAGGACAGCAGAAGGATTTCTGGTTACCTGTGGTGTCTTGGTGGTGTTTGCTGTTTTCTTAACCTTTTTCCTTTACAA GAGATATAAAGAATATAAACCTATTGAAAGAAAAACAGGTCAAGAGAAATCCGGTGAAGGACTGAGTGTTTACTTCAATAATGTCAAGGCCATTCTCTTCCCAGGAGGCAATGAGAGAGACCCTCTGCTGAAAAGCAAGCTGGGAATTGTCTAA